The Polyodon spathula isolate WHYD16114869_AA chromosome 15, ASM1765450v1, whole genome shotgun sequence genome segment CAGGAAAAGGAGTGAAAATAGCTCTAATGAAAAGTATTagaatggcttttaaaacacaaacaactcagatttacattttaaaaaggaagactGCTGATGTTGTATACACATTTTAATGGCTGTATGTTTTGCTGAGCATTTACTCTCTAGTGTCTGTTTATAAGCCACTGGTCTATGGAATAtaacaaattaacattaaaaataatacagttgCATGGATAACTGGTAGcataaacataataaacataattAGTCAAAAGTTATAACTTGGCAAAAAAAATTTAAGCTTCTCATAGTTGattgtaaataatgtaattttttttgttgttttttgggtttttttataaatgctgtaGTCTAATAtgcatattttgtttctttgaaaataggCATTCAGAAGCGTGAGGCTTTGAACTGCCACACAATTCGTCACTTTGAGAACAGGTTTGCTGTCGAAACTGTCATCTGTGAGAAGTAGTGCACAGAACTACTGAAGTGACAGCTTGCTGTTGaaaaaccacactttttttttttaacttttgtgtGCAGTGATTGGgtttttaatcctgttttttcagttttgttgctttttattttttaatgaactggTAATGTAAACAGGGTTGTGTTGTAAAACTTCCCTTACTCATCTCGTAGATAATATTAGCACCAACTAGCTATTGAGAAGTTATTTTGTCAagtgttatgtttttaattatttttaataataaaaaataaaaaaatagcggcaatattaaaaacaatggtATTTACATCTTATCTATTTTTGGGAAGTTTCATTTTCAGGGTTTAACTGCTTGTTTgattaatgtaactttaaatggAAGCCAAGTGAATTAGAATGGACTGGGCAATATTAAGctatctgtattttaaaaatgcaaagtaatcgaaaaaaaagtgcaattcacATCAATctcaccttttttttaaggttttatgTTTTACTTATTTGCTGTAACCAATAAGATACCACGAAGCATTTGGAAAATATATAGGTTACGTATAGTACTAATTTGTATATAATCTTCCTTCTGTGTAAAAGGTAACTTATACCACAATAAATCTTGGACACaatcctttctctttttttttttttttttcccccagaaatgatgaaactgaaattatttttttactattagtTATTGAGATTATCAGAATCTGGGAGTATGTGCTCATATGTCACACATTTGTATATATCTAGAGAATTTGTTACATAATGGGTGGCACATGGTGTGGTGGTTAGTGCTGTTTCTTCACAGCTCCACGGTTCGATTCCGGCCTCATGTCTGTCTGTgaagtttgcatgttctccccatgttcgcGTGGGTTTTTTCTGGGTAATCCAGTTTCCTCCGTccaagacatgctggctaggtggattggcctctctaaattgtcccttagttgccctgcgatggactggcgtcccatacaagatgtagtcctgccttgcggcctgtgtctgtgtctgtcccgggttaggctctggctcaccgcgaccctctataggattaagcagttacagGTGATAGATGGTTACATAATTTAATCTGACCAAGGACATACTTGGACAGTGCAAAGTCTGAATATGCCTGTAGGAATTAACTATTGGGGAATCTGTTACCAGTCTTACTGGAATAATTGTTTAAGTGAACAAGGAGATTACTGTGTCGGTATCTCCACTATACTTTACTGCTGGACCAAATGAGTCAAATTTACATGAAAGTGGGGTAGCACGTATTTATGTTAAAGTTGTGTAATTCTCATTTATATGTAAGTGACATTATCTCATTTGGAATGACAACCCTTTTGGGCCGGGTATTTTATAAAGCTGCCACCACCCCAGTGTCCGAGCCTCAGGGTTATGTACTGTATACCCTGCATGCTAAATGTGTGCATGACCTTGCCACTGAgggcaggagttttttttttttatttcttttcaccTAACAATGTGTAGTAGTCTGATACAATCTGTGTCTGGATATATCCAAACAATAAGGACTATTTAAGGATATTATTGTCCTTTAGACGTGCCTCTGAggttgtgtcacaaagacggccagagtgggtggcgtcagaccagaagcaggaaaataaacaaaacaggacagatgagttgaagtgatggtggcgcttgctggtttaacaaacacgaaaacacaggacacggcactctacgccaaaataaatagacaaacaaaaacagactaaacttaacaaaacggtgcacggacagacacactgacaaacacggtgagtcgataaattaacaagtatcgtgctggtccttctcctactctctctcccgttctccactcaccgaacacccaaccccgaatatgtgacaacgtgcatctatatatactgttgtgctgggattcaattacctattagttattcacttgaatcccagcacgtgaattaataaagtgcaattccccgtgctcacatattactacattttacttgcatgtgaagtgctgtgcaatcctcgtgcctaaatacacatatacattttaaacacttgtgttacacagacctgtttatatcccgtgtaccaatgtctatacaccaacatttaaacacaccacacgcaacacataacagataatatacacaggggcgggcactttgtcacaggttgCATGAAAGATTATTATCTCAGACAGATCCCCAAGATGTGTGAACTGCTTTGGTCATGTGCTTTGTGGCACAtcgacatttaaatatttcataaagtaaataaatgtgtcCACTTGTATGCCAAAAAATGGGTTGCTTgctatttataaaacattgatttgtgaAACATTCAAAGTAATATTAATCATTGTTGGATCATTAATATTGAATATTGGTTCAATGAAATGATGTAATGAGGACCAGAAGATTCAAAAAATGGATTTAAAGCAGCAATTAGATAATTAACTTGCATCTAAAATTAACGCCTACTAGTATTTAATGGTTTAACATGAATAGATAATCATGTTTAAAATCCACAGTTATGTTCACTTCAACACAATTATAGACAAGATAATAATGTATTTTCGTTACCGAGTCCAGTATAGTTGCATTTAAAAGAATATTATTGCAACCTTGTCTTACTGTTCTTAAAGTTCTGCAATTCCAGCTTGCTTGTAAAAGAGGTCCTTTAATTGTATCATGTAGCtgattgtgttgtgtgtttctccTGGTCTTGTTTTGTCTTATGGGAAGTCAAAATGAATCAAGTGCAGGCCTAAAGGCTTGCGTTGATCCACAGGGCCTCTAGTTGAGATGAAGAAGAGAGACTGGCTGAGATGGAACTGGAGGCCATGTTCTCCTTGAAGCAGCACTTCTTAAACATCTTTGCAGAGGGGTTTTGTTAAAATCATCCAATTAAAGTTTATCTGCCTAGAGGATTTAGAGAAATGACCACTCCTCCTTTTCATGTCTTCTCCCTTCCTGTTAACATATATTCATTATCATATGGAAATCGGTCAGCAGTTTtttgtcatgtattatgcagttCTCTGCATTTAAAGtactatggattttcttgttactgcatcttgtaaagtgctttgtgatggtgttccactatgaaaggtgctatatgaaataaagattgactgattgattgattacgTAAAGTTTACCAAGAGGACACATTCTGTGGATCTCATGGTCTGCAGCATGTCGCAAGTGACACGTATTGGTTTAAAAGCTCCTTGGACTCCAATGAGTCAGTGTAAGGCCATAAAACTCTCATCATAACTCCTGATAACAGAATTTACACTCTAGGAAGAATTGCAAGTCagcataaaggttttttttttttcctaaggaaAGATACTTCTCATGTTAAAAACTGAAATCACAGTATAAAGCATACATTAGtcaaacaaaagcatttttaCTCCATGATAACTTGAATTtttgaagattttatttattttttaattaccccTCTGCAAGTGGCAACTGTGAGTTAGTACATGAAAATGCCAACAAAACCAGGATCCAACGGGATAGAAATTAATGttgcacattttctttaaattgagCTTCAGCCTTTTAGAAGCAAaaagttagtgtgtgtgtatatatatatatatatatatatatatatatatatatatatatatatatatatatatagtatttctgCAATCTTGCATGTGTGATGCACTCCCATGTTCTGTTGATCTAGCAAGATCCCACAAGATCCTGGGGAAAGTCATCCTATCTGTGAATGCAGCAAGATCTGCAAAAATTGATGCCAGCAATTATGCAATTATGCAACTCTCCTGAGTAAATGTTTCGAAAAATTAAACGTAAAACAGTGCTTCTGATCTGCAAAATACATCACTGCTAGTCATTCGCATATtgcaatcacaactgagaaacatgttaatagaaaaattgatttaaagttttttgttttgtttttctatgaaacaactaaatgggcttttaaatcgtaagtcttactttcatttcaaagcagaaacgactcatctttattaatgtaaatacagtcacgCAGaacgattgtaataaagtgtgtccagcataaaatattttctttttcattagaGCTTTAATAAAGATAAGTCTTAGGATTTCCTAATTTGTTATTCAGTGACTCGTTTGTACGTTCTGCTTGTTAATCATAAATGAAGGTTTCCTTCCCATGTTAAAAGCCAAtttaacacgtttctcagttgtaaATTGAGATACACAACAGCATAAACTCTATGTGCATTGTCTTAAAGTCCCATAGTTAAAGTAAAGTTTCCTCCACATCTTTTCAGTCCCAAATTTTGTGTCTTTTAGTCTAAAATGtttagaatcttaaaaaaaatcaaacttatATGtactctttatttatatatatatatatatttaatatttggcAGAATAGctgatctttatatatatatatgatatatatatatcatatatatatacaatactatGGATACGAAATACTAACTGATGAACCTATGCTTTATGAACTGCACTCAAGCATCCAGTAAGTGATCTTTCCTTGAATGATGATTTTACCAGTTCATGTACCAGTATTCAAACATTGAGGCAAAATATTTATGAGGTGCAATCGGTTTAGGTAGGAATTGTTCTGTAGGGAACCATCTTCAATTGAGACGCAACCTCTCGATCAGAGATCAGTCAAGGCCATGTGATGGAGGACCATGATCCCCACCAGAAGGGATAAAGCTGCTAGAGGGCAGTAGGGAGGAGAAGGATAAATAACCTTTTTTGTGGTAAAAGCAACACTGTGTTTAAGAGGTTGGTTATGAATTAGCGAAGGAGGATATAGTCCCTAGAACTGGAGCatccaacaaagaaaaaaaaaatcattaaagaataaTTCCCTTGAACTATTGTAACCCTTGAGTTAAgtttttaaaacatcaacaatACACCTACAGtgggataatggcattgctgtggtgtgttaTAAGATAACAATGGCTACGTTATTTGAATAAGGAAGTTCCATTATGACAGATGAACACTCCACAGCAATTCCATTATCAGTGTTATACTAGACATTAAGCATTTACTTATTTACCTAGTCCACCGAAAGAGGTCATTTTGCAAGAGCAGGAATCCTGTTTAGTAAACGTCTATCACATTGTTCAGATAAATTCTTCATGAGCACGCATTTATTGTGAACAGGCCAAGCAGCTTCTCCAAAGTAGATCCAGAGCACACTATTAAGTCTTGTACATAAAGTATGACAATGGAGGTTGAAGCAATAACACTTGAGATGACGACAGTGAGACGAATGTATCTGCTGTTTCAGTTCGAGGGCAGTAACCTACAGCAGTTGGTGGTGAAGAGCTGCAGGGGACAGTTTGTTCCGGTTGCTCCAAGATATTCCTACGATCTGCGTATTTTAGTGACACAGCTGTTCAAAATCAGCCCCCGGGATCATCCATCTGTTAACTCTGTTCTGAAGAAACCCTTCTTGGAAAAGCTCATAACAAAGTCCTGAGGTAATATGCCACTCTTATTCCTCATTTTTGTTATCCTGGAGCTCAGCGCTTGGGGACTAAGGTCAGGAGCCACCCTGAGCTCTGCCACTGCATCCCTCCCAGTGagacgttttattttatttattcatttatttattcagtttattcATAATTACTCTCTGAAATGATAAAGTCTCATTTCCAGATTCCCCAGGGTAAAAGGCAGCAGCATGGAATGGATCAGGAGTCACAGTAGTCACTCCAGCCCAGTTAGAATAAAGGATGGAGCAAGACTACCATGACTATCTGTACAGGACCAAACGATATGGGACATTGAGGGTATTGCTAGCCcatttgtttttaagccattatATTTCACACGTTAACATAacgtaataaaatatattttaatatctgtggATATATTAGGATTAGGAGATTAGGCAGACATAAAGTTCTCcttgtttttattcatgttgctACTCGTTcctactgcagtaaaaaaaagaagGGGGGCATGTTTCCTCCAATGTGTCTTGTTTAGCTTAGACACTTCAacataataactataataatcaACCAAATTCACCttaaaacaatttgaaatgaaGAGTTAAGCCACTCCACACTGAGGAAAAGTACCTTGTGCCAAATATAGTTTTACATTTCCTGAGAGCAGGAGGTAGCAGCTGGCAAgatcatgttttgaaatggttCATCTCCCTGCTAAATGTTCAGGCACCACTGCAGTTGATTCTGAACTCCCTATCTTCACTAACTGATGAACAATTCAAAGTCAGCTTGTCTGTGCAGGAAGGTGTGGGAGGAGTCTTACCTCTGCCATCCACCCAGCTCTATAAATATGTTCCAGCAAGATCTGGGCATCATTGTTATATAATagcaaaaaaaattatgtatactACAGCAGGTATTGTGCTGTTTATACTTGTATTATCTTCTTTATTTCCAGCTGATAAAAGAGGAATTTAGTCACACTGTCCTGCACAAGAAGAAGCCCTCGGCAGCAAAGCCTGTTGGACTTGTTTCAGCACAGACACAAGGTACAGTCAGGAAGACTCCAGTAATTCAATCACACTTCACTTCAAAATCAAAAGCTGCCATTGAATGAGATCAAGGAGATGTGAAAGATGCTCCTAAGTTGTTTTAGCAAGATTAAGGGCACGTGAAAATACTATTCAACAGTcttattttaagaaacatttgATCTATAAAATAAGACCTACCGGTAATATCAGTTTAATACCAGTctaagtatatttttatttatatgttgggtataaaaataaaagtaattttctttttgttaattccTTTCTCACTTTGGAGGCCTTTTGCAAATGCACTTTTGTTATATAATTTAACTTAcatttaacaataaaagcatgtgtgCAGGTTATTTGTAACCCACAGTAAAACCATTTGTTCAATAAAAAAGTCCACAAAACAGCTTGCTATGGATGAGCAGTgatgggccaaatagcctcctctcatttttacattttcttatattcttacTGTAAGTCTCAATGGGGGTTTCCATGTGTCGTTATTTACATGTAAAGTGGAGATGCGTGTCCATGTTTGGGAGAACAGCTcgagaggatcaggtttgtggccgaaaataacagccattttcacatgtaaacccgcatttcacgtgagAACGTCCAATGcacccaatccagacagccttgagACGGGAGCATACatggaaggtgtctggcacagatctctataatccAACGCCTCCGcaggttttcagccatggtgatctgcaacaGCTGGGTTGGACTGTTTAATTATATACCTCCAGGTTAATTCACTACTAACCATATGCCTCCCCAACAATGGACATcggaaaaacaatttgggcaagagcagtaaaacacattattaaacaaccaggcacgagtcacttacaaatcacagctttattacaggagcttaacactgtgctttaaacagtttcactcaaacaagaggtcacctgacaaccatggatttccaggtgagattcttGTTTACCTGTTCTCTGTACATGGAAACCACATGTTCCCGAGCTGTCTGCGAAAACAGCACAAGAATGCTACGCATGGTTAATTTGCATATCGCCCTCCTCCTTTCCACTTAATTTGCATATCAGGTGAAAAGGGGGTCTTATCCAggaaaataaactgagccaatggAAACTCAAAATATATAGGAtaatttttcatttggctcgagcacaGTGCCTCCAGTAAAATTAGAACACAGGTGAATATTATTCTGTTGCATATTCCAAATCAAGCATGATAAAGTTTACCTATATATAACATCTCTTTAACATCTGTATGGTATCCAGTATACTCATGCTGAGCTGAGATAGTTAGGGGTTTCATTCTGTTAATCAGGAGCTTTGTCAGCAAATGCATGATCTGGCATTAATAAATAAGTTAGTCACAGCAACCCAGCAACAGCTCCATTTCACAAGCAAGAGAGAGACATTATTGTTTGCAGTCCATTCTCTTCTAAATCAAGGTATGATGCAGGAAGATGACACGCGGTATAAGCTTATTCTACACTGGTTCTGTGTGAGCAGATACTTTGAGAACTGCCCTCCACCTGTATAAACATAGTGCTTATGACATGTCAGGACATTAGAGGTTGTTAAACACCAAATGCAAAACTTGCAGGTGAGGCTCAACTGGCAGTCTACCAGTACAAATTAAAAGCATTAAACACCTTCTTTCTTGCTTGAATGCGCATGTCTTTTGTCTTCCAAGCTTTGCTAACTCCATATGAAATTCCTCTTTATCTGTTCAGTAAATTCTTCAATTCAATACACCTCTGACTCTTTGAAATGGACTCAACACAAACTCAGGCTTACTGCGCACCTTCGTGTGTGGACAAAGTTGTTCGATTTACTGGGACAGATGAACACATGCACATCAGCTGGGGGTGGGGCATTTGGCACTGATTTTAGCACTCAGACCCCCCGAACACTAGACATTTTGATGTCCCTGATTAGATGGCAAGTGGGACACTGAATACATTACCAGTCTTGACAGTCACCATTTTGAGGGCAAAGTGAAAAACAGATGCTTGTTTATagcttttagtattttaaagagcTTGATTAAGTCTCGTCTAACCCTTTTTTGTTCGGGCTAATATCTTGGCTGGTATTAGTCCTTGGTGTCATTTTTTGTAGTGTGGAGACCAAAAATGAACTCAGCCCCCGGTGAATGTTAAGACATGCCTAGTGAAACAAGCAAAACCAAGTGAGCTGCCTGTCAGAGCCCAAGTAGCACAAGAGAGAAAGGAACCAGTCAAGGTACCACAAGACTGATCATGTAGATtctagtttctttctttttttttttttcaatcttcaCTACAGTAAATATTCTTTTGCCTTTTACCCAGGACAATGACAAACGTCTTAGACAAATCATGTTTGAAAACCGACAAGAAAGAAAAGCACTAGagaaaaaatataaagcaaaggTAAACTTGATAACATTTTTATGAAATTAAACTTTCATAATTATCCCACCCAGTAAAGTgcctaacatttaaaataacaagccTTGACACTtctaaaatctaaatataaatgtgttaataTGTGTATGCAAGTAAGCTGGTCTCGGACAAACTCTGTGAGCCCAAGCTTTAACAcattagttatttaaagtcttGGGTCTCATGTTGTATGCCAATAACacatctttaaataactcatgagatAACACATTTTGAATAGAACCAAGTATATGCTTTTTTCCTTCGCAGAAAGGTATAATGTTTGAGGTTCCATTGGAGGAAGACCCAAAACAAGAGGAAGAAGTACCAAAACCTAATTTAATAACCTAATGGACTCAAACAAAACCAGGGCCACCCAAACTTTTTTCACAGTGGGCCTCAGTGCTGTATCACACTTTAGCTTGTCCTGCCGCTCCTCTAGTTAACAACATCACTGATTTCATTAATAGCTCCTTTCTTTGCACAAGACATTTTGTTTAGACATTATAGCAGGCGAAGAGGTAGCACCACAGAATGGTGGGTGTTAAGgactataatgtattatttattttaaactttatcCAATGTATTTGCGTAGGGCCAGGCTTTAAAATATGCaccattttaaacacagtatcTTCTTAACTTACCTGGTGATTGCCATCCTAGTTTACCGAATGCTGTTTGTGAATTGCAATATCTAGTTGGATCAGCAGGGGGCAACACTGCTACTACATAATGCCATCAAGGGAACGAAGCAACTCAGACTGTACCCTAAACATACCTTCAAtgccgcttattaacaacctctcggcaaaaagttgtcattaaccgaAAGTTGACAATAAGCAAAAAGACaccgttttcaagtgtatttatgtcgaatgatatatactgtagttgtacaactATGGtactgaaatacatgttttaaatgttagtgttaaaaaattaacacaagaAACACCAAATACCAAAACATAGAACTGTTTTTATCACGTgtgtgtaaaatgaaaaacagaactaGGCTAAATAGTACAACACAACAATGTGCTACAactgtccttacaatgagtaaagcaaacataaatatgttgtacttacaatcaattgtaaagaacacttttaaaatcagaaattgTCCAacgtctgctttttacaatgtaccacctcccacTGTAAATCCATCTTCAAAGCCAAGATTCTGCCTCAGTCTGCCAGAAATATGCATTTGTAAAGCCAATGTGTTATAATAGCTGCATGAAGTATAAAAAGAACACATCTACACCAGTCTTTGCGAGAAAAAAAGCtaggttgtttaataatgaattGGAATGCCAGAGTCAATATGCTATtgcaacataatacaaaaatatatcagGAAAAGTGATACTACTTCTTAGCTGCATAATGTTAGTTTAGTTTAtgaattttataaatgtttgttaGTAAACCAAATGCAGGGGTTTACACAGAAGCCttggttataatatatatattatatctttatttagcacctttcatagtgtaccaccatcacaaagtgcttcagagaggcaggctgtgaaccgtgcattatatgcagagtcacttacaagaggacattgatttaacatctcatctgcaggatggagcacaaggaggttaagtgagttgCTGAGGTGGGATATGAaacagtgaccttctggttacaagcccctggactttaaccaccggaccacactgcctcttatCAAGTCCAACTTTCTTTTCAGTTGTGAATGTACATTTGCATTGCATGTAAATGGAATGTTCTGACGTGTGCCTGAAATCCAGTAGTTTCCAGTCAGTCACTGTGGTGTAAAGCAGCGCATATCATCTAGTATTCCTACCATGTTGTTTGAAATGTAGCTCACTCGAAGCATGCTATAATAAAGTACAAATTACAAGTAAGACGCATAGACCCCTTGACAACATccccattatattttatttagcttttttggaTTGTTACTCAATTAAATATCACATTAcatctattatataatatatacagtcctCATTACATACAGTGCTTGCCTTTTATCCAAGGGACACAAAGCTTCCATTACACGTACCCTCTTAGAAACTGGAGAAAAACGAAAAATAAGCCCCTCCCTGCTTGTTGACATCTGCATAATACCATTACAACCCACTCTTATGCAGCAAGCTCTGTATATGCAACagaaatgctgtatttaacagGGTAAAGGATTACCCATTGCCATTTTCACCTGTTTAATCTAAAGAGCACTCTGTTCCCTGCACATCAGCCTCATCTTTAGTATAAAGAAAATGATGGAAAGCATGGTCAACTTCAACACATACTAGTGTGACTACTAGCTTGTTATCTGTTTTCTGTCAACATAAGGGGTTCCACGGCAGCCAGGAAAGACCTCTCAAACTCTTGGTCAGAGAATCTGCCCACCGAGTGGCGAGCGTTTCGTCTGACGTCCAGCCTCTTCTCTGGGGAATACGAGAGAATGTTGTCCATGGCTTTGGAGTAGCTGTCTTCATCATCGGCCAGAAATCCAGTCACCCCTCCGTCATAGGGAACCACAATGTCCAGTTTGGGGCCTCCCGAGTTGTGAGCCAGGATAACCGTTCCAGCAGCCATACATTCCACAACACCTGCACAAGTGAGAGTGCAAAGCAGAGGAGAGAGATGTACTGGTGTTGAAGTGGTAACACTAtattaagtggcataaacaacagTATTGACTTGTCAATAGATTGACCACCTATATAGGGAAACTTTGCAAAAGGTCACAACATTAAATCTCTCTTACATATTGcccatttagaaaaaataatacacaataatgtAATTATCTGAACAAAAGATGGCGCCCCAAATATGAAATGGACCTAATTAACTCAAattcataaaatgtaaaaacaaaaaaaatattgttttgttaacaaaatatacatttattgtatactttgttttattttgttacgtAAACAAACTGAGGATTACATTACCTATTCCAAAATGTTCATTCCACATGGTATGCAACCCAATAGTAGCTTCAGCCAGGTGCCTTTTCAATTCCTCAAATGGAATGTTGGTTTTAAATTCCACTTTGTCCCCGACTCCCAGTTTCTCACACAGGTCTTTGAGCAGAGTCACCCGCTCCTCATCCTCATGGTTACGGCAGCCGCCAATCAGAATGAGCTTCAGAGCCGCCTGCTCCTCAGCAGTCTTCTTATCAAGCAGCTTGCGGAACGCTCGGATCTGCAAGGAGTGGTCCTTTTCTGGCCTGAACTGGCCAATGGAAACAATGGAATGGTGGTTCTTCTTCTCGTCTTCCTCCAATTGAATGTCTAGGAACGTCTGCACATCGCAAGGGGGGTACACGATGCTCGTTCGCGCACCACATCTCCACAGAGCAAGGATGTGATTCTGGGTCCATGTGGAA includes the following:
- the LOC121327568 gene encoding GDP-Man:Man(3)GlcNAc(2)-PP-Dol alpha-1,2-mannosyltransferase-like isoform X3; this translates as MQQKRRGRQKSEKSPVVAFFHPYCSAGGGGERVLWCALRALQKRYKHATYVVYTGDTGVTGEQIVEGAYRRFNIKLPGPVKFVFLEKRQLVEASVYPYFTLLGQSLGSIVLGWEALIKCVPDICIDSMGYAFTLPLFKYLGACQVGSYVHYPTISIDMLSVVRDRNPRFNNSAFISRNPILSNCKLLYYFMFAFLYGLVGSCSDVIMVNSTWTQNHILALWRCGARTSIVYPPCDVQTFLDIQLEEDEKKNHHSIVSIGQFRPEKDHSLQIRAFRKLLDKKTAEEQAALKLILIGGCRNHEDEERVTLLKDLCEKLGVGDKVEFKTNIPFEELKRHLAEATIGLHTMWNEHFGIGVVECMAAGTVILAHNSGGPKLDIVVPYDGGVTGFLADDEDSYSKAMDNILSYSPEKRLDVRRNARHSVGRFSDQEFERSFLAAVEPLMLTENR